A section of the Agarivorans litoreus genome encodes:
- a CDS encoding flagellar basal body L-ring protein FlgH, with protein MIIRVFMLCNVILLSACSSIVDGVEEVADSVQEREDRNQRQVTVSTDSRSPIPDDPFYAPIEPSPAADPVIVTGSMFNSNTSRSLYSYTPPFALGDTITILLEEEATATKSASSNLGKENSYKLDPVKVPGGNLTINGRVVELEMKQKQDFDGSSDANQRHRLSGRITVSVVDILNNGNLVVRGEKWLVINNGKEYMRFTGIVRPLDVGEDNSIGSYQVADARIEFSGTGDHADVQTQGWLSSFLGGSMWPL; from the coding sequence ATGATTATCCGAGTTTTTATGCTGTGCAATGTAATTTTGCTGTCAGCATGTTCGTCAATTGTAGATGGTGTTGAGGAAGTCGCAGATAGCGTTCAAGAACGTGAAGACCGTAATCAACGGCAAGTCACAGTAAGCACAGATAGCCGTTCTCCAATTCCTGATGATCCTTTTTATGCACCTATCGAACCCAGCCCGGCAGCGGATCCGGTGATTGTTACGGGCTCAATGTTCAACAGCAATACTTCACGCAGTTTATATAGTTATACCCCGCCTTTTGCGCTTGGTGACACTATTACGATTTTATTAGAGGAAGAGGCTACGGCGACTAAATCTGCCAGTTCAAATCTTGGTAAAGAGAATAGCTATAAGCTCGATCCCGTTAAAGTGCCAGGCGGAAATTTAACGATCAATGGGCGTGTGGTCGAGCTCGAAATGAAACAAAAACAAGATTTCGATGGATCTTCAGATGCTAATCAACGCCATCGTTTGTCGGGAAGAATTACGGTTTCGGTTGTTGACATTCTTAACAACGGAAATTTGGTGGTACGCGGTGAGAAGTGGCTAGTTATTAACAATGGTAAAGAGTACATGCGCTTCACCGGTATAGTTAGACCGCTAGATGTAGGAGAAGACAATTCGATTGGCTCTTATCAAGTCGCTGATGCTCGCATCGAGTTTAGTGGTACTGGTGATCACGCTGACGTGCAAACTCAAGGCTGGTTATCTTCATTCCTAGGCGGAAGTATGTGGCCACTGTAG
- a CDS encoding flagellar assembly protein T N-terminal domain-containing protein, translated as MSKFLRVCVCLLTLMGITLPSYAIWLEGEGQAKIVDGQVDKARQQAIQDALLTLMYRGGASVKSLQVVKSGVLETDELTVRTNGEVYDMKLLVETIIDDQMTVKVAADIFPLNTCEKDSYAKTLFVGPFQLQKREHAQLGGVYRTPEEVSQRLFHRFKSKSKRVDARHLMTRQIAFDGRYANDIEPQMLKVARSLSQQYDVQYILFGKINDMSSYNETTTNILGMKNTVKLRNFQIKLYVIDGINGETVLRKNYGSNREWPFDVTMKLDVTGETFWSSEYGKLIDSYIDQSVSDVEGALYCRQSLATVVGLYNGQVVINIGQTNGVRKGDKFELVRQQYLMHLDGGLRGPIFNADQTQLTVVSVQSDRAVLATERYSDMANIQIRDVLVAVTNDPFALTESTQ; from the coding sequence ATGTCTAAATTTTTACGAGTTTGTGTTTGTCTGCTGACGCTAATGGGCATTACTTTACCCAGTTACGCCATTTGGTTGGAAGGTGAGGGCCAAGCGAAGATCGTCGATGGCCAAGTAGATAAAGCTCGTCAGCAGGCTATCCAAGATGCTTTGTTAACCTTAATGTACCGCGGCGGTGCCAGTGTAAAGTCACTGCAAGTGGTGAAGTCTGGCGTGTTAGAAACCGATGAACTAACGGTGCGTACTAATGGCGAAGTGTATGACATGAAGTTATTAGTTGAGACCATCATTGATGACCAAATGACGGTCAAAGTAGCCGCTGACATATTTCCTTTAAATACCTGCGAGAAAGATAGCTACGCTAAAACACTGTTTGTAGGGCCTTTTCAATTGCAGAAGCGCGAACATGCGCAGCTTGGCGGGGTTTATAGAACACCAGAAGAAGTCTCGCAGCGCTTATTTCACCGATTTAAATCAAAGAGTAAAAGGGTTGATGCCCGGCACTTAATGACTCGCCAAATAGCGTTTGATGGTCGCTATGCTAATGACATAGAACCGCAAATGCTCAAAGTAGCACGCAGCTTATCTCAACAGTACGACGTGCAATATATTTTGTTTGGCAAGATCAATGATATGTCGAGCTACAACGAAACCACTACTAACATACTCGGCATGAAAAACACGGTTAAGCTGCGCAACTTTCAAATAAAGCTCTACGTGATTGACGGTATCAATGGTGAAACAGTACTCCGTAAAAATTACGGGTCTAATCGAGAATGGCCATTCGACGTGACGATGAAGTTGGACGTTACAGGTGAAACCTTTTGGTCCTCAGAGTATGGCAAGTTGATTGACTCCTACATTGATCAATCAGTTAGTGACGTTGAAGGTGCACTCTATTGCCGCCAAAGTTTGGCAACGGTAGTTGGGCTGTATAACGGACAGGTGGTAATCAACATTGGACAAACGAATGGTGTACGTAAAGGTGATAAGTTTGAGCTGGTTAGGCAGCAATACTTAATGCATTTAGATGGTGGACTGCGCGGCCCGATATTTAACGCAGACCAAACCCAACTAACGGTAGTATCGGTGCAATCTGATCGCGCAGTATTAGCGACTGAGCGCTATTCGGATATGGCCAACATACAGATTCGTGATGTATTGGTGGCGGTTACAAATGATCCGTTTGCTCTTACCGAAAGCACGCAATAA